From a region of the Odocoileus virginianus isolate 20LAN1187 ecotype Illinois chromosome 1, Ovbor_1.2, whole genome shotgun sequence genome:
- the GATAD1 gene encoding GATA zinc finger domain-containing protein 1 isoform X2: MPLGLKPTCSVCKTTSSSMWKKGAQGEILCHLCTGRGGAGGGGSCPGAAGGAGGGGGGGGGGGFGATTFASTSAAPPQSNGGGGGKQSKQEIHRRSARLRNTKYKSAPAAEKKVSTKGKGRRHIFKLKNPIKAPESVSTIITAESIFYKGVYYQIGDVVSVIDEQDGKPYYAQIRGFIQDQYCEKSAALTWLIPTLASPRDQFDPASYIVANTSGCCYSQYRSVFSPIMEGLC; encoded by the exons ATGCCGCTGGGCCTGAAGCCCACTTGCAGCGTCTGCAAGACCACGTCGTCCTCCATGTGGAAGAAGGGTGCGCAGGGGGAGATCCTCTGCCACCTCTGCACAGGCCGGGGCGGCGCAGGCGGCGGCGGCTCCTGCCCAGGGGCGGCCGGCGGCGcagggggcggcggcggcggcggcggcgggggcggcttCGGCGCCACGACTTTCGCCAGCACCTCGGCCGCCCCTCCGCAGAGCaacgggggcgggggcggcaaGCAG AGTAAGCAGGAAATTCACAGGAGGTCCGCTCGGCTCAGAAACACTAAATACAAATCTGCTCCAGCTGCTGAAAAGAAAGTTTCCACTAAAGGGAAAGGgagaagacatatttttaaattaaaaaat CCCATCAAAGCTCCTGAGTCTGTTTCCACCATAATCACTGCAGAATCAATCTTCTACAAG GGAGTCTATTACCAGATTGGAGATGTTGTTTCTGTAATTGATGAACAAGATGGAAAGCCCTACTATGCTCAGATCAGAGGTTTTATCCAGGACCAGTACTGTGAGAAGAGTGCGGCGCTGACGTGGCTCATTCCCACCCTGGCTAGCCCCAGGGACCAGTTCGACCCTGCGTCCTACATCGTGG